One window from the genome of Pseudonocardia hierapolitana encodes:
- a CDS encoding HRDC domain-containing protein, translating into MTGEALSGDDPDTPPPVPLLRPADGLPPVVADRTALDRTAAALAGGSGPIAVDAERASGFRYSQRAYLVQLRREGAGTALIDPIPLGSDLGSLAPALTGPEWVLHAASQDLPCLAEAGLAPTRLFDTELAARLAGFPRVGLGPLVQQLLGLSLEKGHGAADWSRRPLPEDWLVYAALDVEVLVELRDVLARELAEQGKLEWAAQEFEAVRTAPPPAPRAEPWRRLSGVHKLRKPRLLAAARALWEARDRLAAERDIAPGRVLPDSAIVAAAAAEPESAQVLAGMPTFRGRAQRRLTSYWFAALEKAYTLDPAEYPRAAPPSDGPPPVSRWTDRDPDAATRLTAARAAVADVGEQWNVPVENLLQPDLLRRLCWAPPADGDVRAALRAGGAREWQIDLLAERLEKALAGR; encoded by the coding sequence CTGACAGGAGAAGCACTCTCAGGGGATGACCCGGACACCCCGCCGCCGGTCCCGCTGCTGCGGCCGGCCGACGGGTTGCCTCCGGTCGTCGCCGATCGCACCGCGCTCGACCGCACCGCCGCCGCGCTCGCGGGCGGCAGCGGGCCCATTGCCGTCGACGCCGAACGGGCGTCCGGCTTCCGGTACTCGCAGCGTGCCTACCTCGTCCAGTTGCGGCGCGAGGGCGCGGGCACGGCGCTGATCGACCCGATCCCGCTCGGCAGCGACCTGGGGTCGCTCGCGCCTGCCCTCACCGGGCCCGAGTGGGTGTTGCACGCGGCGAGCCAGGACCTGCCCTGCCTGGCCGAGGCCGGGCTCGCACCGACCCGGCTGTTCGACACGGAGCTGGCCGCCCGGCTCGCCGGGTTCCCGCGCGTGGGGCTCGGGCCACTGGTCCAGCAGTTGCTCGGGCTCTCGCTGGAGAAGGGGCACGGGGCTGCCGACTGGTCGCGTCGCCCGCTGCCGGAGGACTGGCTCGTCTACGCCGCGCTCGACGTGGAGGTGCTCGTCGAGCTGCGTGACGTCCTCGCCCGGGAGCTGGCCGAGCAGGGCAAGCTCGAGTGGGCGGCCCAGGAGTTCGAGGCCGTCCGCACCGCGCCACCGCCCGCGCCCCGCGCGGAGCCGTGGCGGCGACTGTCGGGGGTCCACAAGCTGCGCAAGCCGCGGCTGCTCGCCGCCGCCCGCGCGCTGTGGGAGGCCCGCGACCGGCTCGCCGCCGAGCGGGACATCGCACCGGGGCGGGTGCTGCCGGACAGCGCGATCGTCGCGGCGGCCGCCGCCGAACCCGAGTCGGCGCAGGTGCTCGCCGGCATGCCGACCTTCCGCGGCCGCGCGCAGCGCCGCCTCACGTCGTACTGGTTCGCGGCGCTCGAGAAGGCGTACACGCTCGACCCCGCCGAGTACCCGCGCGCAGCCCCGCCCTCCGACGGGCCGCCCCCGGTCTCCCGCTGGACCGACCGCGACCCGGACGCCGCCACCCGCCTCACGGCCGCCCGCGCCGCCGTGGCGGATGTGGGCGAGCAGTGGAACGTCCCGGTGGAGAACCTGCTCCAGCCCGACCTGCTGCGGCGCTTGTGCTGGGCCCCGCCCGCCGACGGCGACGTCCGCGCCGCCCTGCGCGCCGGTGGGGCGCGCGAGTGGCAGATCGACCTGCTCGCGGAGCGGCTGGAGAAGGCGCTGGCCGGGCGCTAG
- a CDS encoding GGDEF domain-containing protein, with product MEEPAHSHSPAGRPDPAGWELWRLPARAVALVLAVEAGAIASVMTHLATPDGATFTGEALALAAFLTLLSVVHTELATGIERIRRRAAETSYFDLSSVWTFAAALLLPPALAAAVIAVVYLHLWRRVWRPAKVSLHRHVYTTATVVLAAGAAHAAVEQAGGLPATPDDVAGVAGIALAVLLYVVVNTLLVAAVIALTSEWPGLRALVGRLDDNALEVATLCMGGLAAVAIGSTPWLVALVLPPILVLHRAVLVRHLEEAASTDSKTGLLNSAAWQAEAARALRRAQRARGTAAVLILDLDHFKLVNDAHGHLAGDDVLAAVARELREGVRDGDLVGRFGGEEFVVLLADLPPGALGRAEVRSVAERLRRLVAELDVPVCTPDGNLTIAGLSVSVGGASVPADGATLDQVLKVADANLYAAKRGGRNLVRIAGPVQIPAPRTAAG from the coding sequence GTGGAGGAGCCGGCACACTCGCACAGCCCGGCAGGCCGACCCGATCCTGCCGGTTGGGAGTTGTGGCGGCTGCCGGCGAGGGCAGTGGCGCTGGTGCTCGCCGTCGAGGCGGGAGCGATCGCCTCTGTGATGACCCACCTCGCCACGCCGGACGGGGCCACGTTCACCGGTGAGGCACTCGCGCTGGCCGCGTTCCTGACGTTGCTCAGCGTGGTGCACACCGAGCTCGCCACCGGGATCGAGCGGATCAGGCGGCGGGCTGCCGAGACCTCGTACTTCGACCTGAGTTCGGTCTGGACGTTCGCCGCCGCCCTCCTGCTGCCGCCCGCGCTCGCGGCGGCGGTGATCGCGGTCGTGTACCTGCACCTGTGGCGGCGGGTGTGGCGGCCCGCGAAGGTGTCGTTGCACCGCCACGTCTACACGACCGCCACCGTGGTGCTCGCCGCAGGCGCGGCGCACGCCGCCGTCGAACAGGCGGGCGGGCTGCCGGCCACCCCGGACGACGTCGCGGGCGTCGCCGGGATCGCGCTGGCCGTGCTGCTCTACGTCGTGGTCAACACGCTCCTCGTCGCCGCGGTCATCGCCCTCACCAGCGAGTGGCCCGGCCTGCGCGCCCTCGTCGGGCGCCTCGACGACAACGCGCTCGAGGTGGCCACGCTCTGCATGGGTGGGCTCGCCGCCGTCGCGATCGGGTCGACGCCCTGGCTCGTGGCGCTCGTGCTGCCACCGATCCTCGTGCTGCACCGCGCGGTGCTGGTGCGCCACCTCGAAGAGGCGGCCAGCACCGACTCGAAGACCGGGCTGCTCAACTCGGCCGCATGGCAGGCGGAGGCGGCCCGCGCGCTGCGCCGGGCCCAGCGCGCGCGGGGCACGGCCGCCGTGCTGATCCTCGACCTGGACCATTTCAAGCTGGTCAACGACGCCCACGGGCACCTCGCGGGCGACGACGTCCTGGCCGCCGTCGCCCGCGAGCTGCGCGAGGGTGTGCGCGACGGCGACCTCGTCGGCCGGTTCGGCGGTGAGGAGTTCGTGGTGCTGCTGGCGGACCTGCCGCCAGGGGCGCTCGGCCGCGCGGAGGTGCGTTCGGTGGCCGAACGGCTGCGGCGGCTCGTGGCGGAGCTCGACGTCCCGGTCTGCACGCCCGACGGCAACCTCACGATCGCGGGCCTGAGCGTCTCGGTGGGCGGCGCCTCCGTGCCGGCCGACGGAGCCACGCTCGACCAGGTGCTCAAGGTCGCCGACGCCAACCTGTACGCGGCCAAGCGCGGCGGGCGCAACCTGGTGCGGATCGCGGGCCCGGTGCAGATCCCGGCTCCGCGGACGGCAGCGGGCTAG
- a CDS encoding LuxR C-terminal-related transcriptional regulator, producing the protein MAVVGQGAPVRGAAGHPPAHAVLSPAMVPHPREELFSVLVVDDHPLLREAIAARLRSMGAGTVYEAASVAEARARAHANGPCDLAILDLGLPDGSGLDLVTELRSLGWNRLVVLASSDDPYAVRSAFQAGAQAYLLKSASAAIVTDGVKRVLDGGVYADPTVAPLLATGTRVPGTDNTPRELSAREVEVLQLVADGQSNKEIGEALSLSALTVKSHLSRIGRKLGTGDRAQMVALAMRAGVIR; encoded by the coding sequence GTGGCCGTTGTGGGCCAAGGCGCGCCGGTGCGCGGCGCTGCGGGGCATCCACCCGCCCATGCTGTGCTGTCGCCCGCGATGGTCCCGCACCCGCGGGAAGAGCTGTTCTCGGTGCTGGTGGTCGACGACCACCCACTGCTGCGCGAGGCGATCGCGGCACGATTGCGCTCGATGGGCGCGGGCACGGTGTACGAGGCCGCGTCGGTGGCGGAGGCGCGCGCTCGTGCGCACGCCAACGGACCGTGCGACCTCGCGATCCTCGACCTCGGGCTGCCCGATGGCAGTGGATTGGACCTGGTCACCGAGCTGCGGTCGCTGGGCTGGAACCGTCTGGTCGTGCTCGCCTCGTCCGACGACCCGTACGCGGTGCGTTCGGCGTTCCAGGCCGGTGCACAGGCGTACCTGCTCAAGTCGGCGTCGGCGGCGATCGTCACCGACGGCGTCAAGCGGGTGCTGGACGGCGGCGTGTACGCCGACCCGACCGTTGCGCCGCTGCTCGCCACCGGCACCCGGGTGCCGGGCACCGACAACACCCCGCGTGAGCTCTCGGCACGCGAGGTGGAGGTCCTGCAGCTCGTGGCGGACGGGCAGTCCAACAAGGAGATCGGCGAGGCCCTGAGCCTGTCGGCGCTCACCGTGAAGAGCCACCTCTCGCGCATCGGGCGCAAGCTCGGTACCGGTGATCGCGCCCAGATGGTCGCGCTGGCAATGCGTGCCGGGGTCATCCGCTGA
- a CDS encoding response regulator transcription factor gives MRVLVVEDERALADAVARGLRREGMAVDVAYDGDSGHEKAVITRYDVVVLDRDLPGMSGDRLCDEIVKSGSTTRVLMLTASGTLADKVDGLSRGADDYLAKPFDFPELVARCRALGRRATPAVPPLLVAGDVALDPARRTVHRADRPVELTRKEFGVLEVLMAAGGAVVSSEELLERVWDENADPFTTTVRVTVMTLRKKLGDPGVIETVVGAGYRVPAAG, from the coding sequence ATGCGGGTTCTGGTCGTCGAGGACGAGCGGGCGCTGGCCGACGCAGTGGCGCGCGGCCTGCGTAGGGAAGGCATGGCCGTCGACGTCGCCTACGACGGCGACAGCGGCCACGAGAAGGCGGTGATCACCCGCTACGACGTGGTGGTGCTGGACCGGGACCTGCCGGGCATGTCCGGCGACCGGCTGTGCGACGAGATCGTCAAGTCCGGGTCCACCACGCGGGTGCTGATGTTGACGGCCAGTGGCACGCTCGCCGACAAGGTCGACGGCCTCTCCCGGGGCGCGGACGACTACCTCGCCAAGCCGTTCGACTTCCCCGAGCTCGTGGCGCGCTGCCGGGCGCTCGGGCGCAGGGCCACCCCGGCGGTGCCGCCGCTGCTCGTGGCGGGCGACGTCGCGCTCGACCCGGCGCGGCGCACCGTGCACCGCGCGGATCGGCCCGTCGAGCTCACCCGCAAGGAGTTCGGGGTGCTGGAGGTCCTGATGGCCGCCGGCGGCGCCGTGGTGAGCAGCGAGGAGCTCCTGGAGCGGGTCTGGGACGAGAACGCCGACCCGTTCACCACCACCGTGCGGGTCACCGTGATGACCCTGCGCAAGAAGCTCGGCGATCCCGGCGTCATCGAGACCGTGGTCGGCGCCGGCTACCGGGTACCCGCGGCAGGATAG
- the dxs gene encoding 1-deoxy-D-xylulose-5-phosphate synthase, giving the protein MTVLRSVRGPADLKRLGADELPALAAEIREELVASVSRTGGHLGPNLGVVELTIALHRVFDSPRDSLIWDTGHQAYVHKMLTGRHDGWEALKKTGGLSGYPCRAESEHDHVENSHASTSLSWADGLARGYALTGQERHVVAVIGDGALTGGMAWEALNNIAAGKDRNVVIVVNDNGRSYAPTIGGLADRLATLRLQPGYERVLEAGKQALSRTPVVGAPIYAGLHALKAGVKDALSPQALFSDLGLKYFGPVDGHDIAAMESALRRARHFGGPVIVHAVTQKGRGYPPAENDEAEQMHSPPAFDPETGLPTGPPSVGWTSVFSQALVALGAERPDIVAITAAMLGPTGLAPFARAFPERCIDVGIAEQHALTSAAGLAMSGLHPVVAVYSTFLNRAFDQLLMDVALHGKGVTLVLDRAGVTGNDGPSHNGMWDLSLLGIVPGMRVAAPRDAATLREELAEAVAVEDGPTAIRFPKGAVIESVPALRRVQGVDVLHESDADEASVLLVCAGAFGELGVAAARRLEQQGVAVTVVDPRWVLPVPEVLVDLARSHRLVVTVSDCGRHGGFGSALAAVLRDAGCDVPLRDLALPQRFLDHGSRSDVLHAAGLTAQDVARRVTEWAAALPAGAASISEEPAPSEEAR; this is encoded by the coding sequence GTGACCGTGTTGCGATCCGTCCGTGGCCCGGCCGACCTGAAAAGGCTCGGAGCCGACGAGCTCCCGGCGCTGGCCGCCGAGATCCGCGAGGAGCTCGTGGCATCGGTGTCGCGCACCGGCGGCCACCTCGGCCCCAACCTCGGCGTCGTCGAGCTGACCATCGCGCTGCACCGGGTCTTCGACTCGCCGCGCGACTCGTTGATCTGGGACACCGGCCACCAGGCGTACGTCCACAAGATGCTCACCGGCCGCCACGACGGCTGGGAGGCGCTCAAGAAGACCGGGGGCCTGTCGGGCTACCCGTGCCGGGCGGAGAGCGAGCACGACCACGTCGAGAACAGCCACGCTTCCACGTCGCTGTCCTGGGCCGACGGTCTGGCCCGCGGCTACGCGCTCACCGGCCAGGAGCGCCACGTCGTCGCGGTGATCGGCGACGGTGCGCTCACCGGGGGGATGGCCTGGGAGGCGCTCAACAACATCGCCGCGGGCAAGGACCGCAACGTCGTCATCGTCGTCAACGACAACGGCCGTTCCTACGCCCCCACGATCGGCGGCCTCGCCGACCGCCTCGCCACGCTCCGGCTGCAGCCCGGCTACGAGCGCGTGCTGGAGGCAGGCAAGCAGGCGCTGTCGCGCACCCCCGTGGTGGGTGCGCCGATCTACGCCGGGCTGCATGCGCTCAAGGCGGGCGTCAAGGACGCCCTGAGCCCTCAGGCGCTGTTCTCCGACCTGGGGCTGAAGTACTTCGGACCGGTCGACGGGCACGACATCGCGGCGATGGAGTCCGCACTGCGGCGCGCCCGGCACTTCGGCGGGCCGGTCATCGTGCACGCCGTCACGCAGAAGGGGCGCGGCTACCCGCCCGCCGAGAACGACGAGGCCGAGCAGATGCACAGCCCGCCCGCGTTCGACCCGGAGACCGGGCTCCCGACCGGGCCGCCGTCCGTGGGCTGGACGAGCGTCTTCTCGCAAGCCCTCGTGGCGCTCGGGGCCGAGAGGCCCGACATCGTCGCGATCACCGCGGCGATGCTCGGCCCCACCGGCCTCGCCCCGTTCGCGCGGGCGTTCCCCGAGCGCTGCATCGACGTCGGCATCGCCGAGCAGCACGCGCTGACCTCCGCCGCCGGCCTCGCGATGAGCGGGCTGCACCCGGTGGTCGCCGTCTACTCGACGTTCCTCAACCGGGCCTTCGACCAGCTCCTGATGGACGTGGCCCTGCACGGCAAGGGCGTCACGCTCGTGCTGGACCGCGCCGGCGTCACCGGCAACGACGGGCCGTCGCACAACGGGATGTGGGACCTGTCCCTGCTCGGCATCGTGCCCGGGATGCGGGTGGCCGCCCCGCGCGACGCCGCCACGCTGCGCGAGGAGCTGGCCGAGGCCGTCGCGGTCGAGGACGGGCCCACCGCGATCCGCTTCCCCAAGGGTGCGGTCATCGAGTCGGTGCCCGCTCTGCGTCGCGTGCAGGGCGTCGACGTGCTGCACGAGTCGGACGCCGACGAGGCCTCGGTGCTGCTGGTGTGCGCGGGCGCGTTCGGGGAGCTCGGGGTCGCCGCCGCACGGAGGCTGGAGCAGCAGGGCGTGGCTGTCACCGTGGTCGACCCGCGGTGGGTGCTGCCGGTCCCCGAGGTGCTCGTCGACCTCGCCCGCTCACACCGCCTCGTCGTCACCGTCAGCGACTGCGGCCGCCACGGCGGTTTCGGTTCCGCGCTCGCGGCGGTCCTGCGCGACGCGGGGTGCGACGTCCCGCTGCGCGACCTCGCGCTCCCGCAGCGGTTCCTCGACCACGGCAGCCGGTCCGACGTCCTGCACGCAGCCGGGCTCACCGCGCAGGACGTGGCTCGCCGCGTCACCGAGTGGGCGGCCGCGCTGCCGGCCGGGGCCGCGTCGATATCGGAGGAGCCCGCTCCGTCGGAGGAGGCTCGCTGA
- a CDS encoding GGDEF domain-containing protein, whose amino-acid sequence MIRRWPLWEVPHRLAVSVLLVEATALGLVIAVAARMPVPEPFQLGHAALLGGLGILHTEIALGVERVRRRVMVGNHANLSSVWTFGGALVLPPVYAAAVAVVVHMHVWARTGRPRVPLYRSVYSAATIVLACLGGAAVIGFLGSGSEPLTAAGIPGITLALLVYTTINTGLVAGAIAMSAPQPDLARVLGRLDDNLLEVATLSLGALTAVALVVNPWLVLLALPPLVVLHRAVLVHHLEEAANIDGKTGLLNAVAWHAQAERLLQRSSRADGPRGVLVLDLDHFKAVNDTHGHLAGDQVLTAVAGALRAEVRERDLVGRFGGEEFVVLLAGPAVGAAVELEAVAERIRSRVAHLRVEIPTPDGPLTVSGLTVSIGGAVAPAEGADLRTLLQIADTALYAAKKAGRNIVRVGTPPGPVPPVGSRHGGEQAPDAGWLVDGE is encoded by the coding sequence ATGATCCGGAGGTGGCCGCTCTGGGAGGTGCCGCACCGGCTCGCGGTGTCGGTGCTCCTCGTCGAGGCAACGGCGCTCGGGCTCGTGATCGCCGTCGCGGCGCGGATGCCGGTGCCGGAGCCGTTCCAGCTGGGGCACGCCGCCCTGCTCGGAGGGCTGGGGATCCTGCACACGGAGATCGCGCTCGGCGTCGAGCGGGTCCGCAGGCGCGTGATGGTCGGCAACCACGCCAACCTCAGCTCGGTGTGGACGTTCGGCGGCGCGCTCGTGCTGCCGCCCGTGTACGCGGCAGCGGTGGCCGTCGTGGTGCACATGCACGTGTGGGCGCGCACCGGACGGCCGCGCGTGCCGCTCTACCGCAGCGTCTACAGCGCCGCCACGATCGTGCTGGCGTGTCTCGGCGGCGCAGCGGTCATCGGGTTCCTCGGCTCGGGATCGGAGCCGCTGACCGCCGCCGGGATCCCCGGTATCACGCTCGCGCTCCTCGTCTACACCACGATCAACACGGGGCTCGTCGCCGGTGCCATCGCGATGAGCGCCCCGCAGCCCGACCTGGCCCGGGTGCTCGGCCGCCTCGACGACAACCTCCTCGAGGTCGCCACCCTCTCGCTCGGTGCGCTCACAGCGGTGGCCCTGGTCGTCAACCCGTGGCTGGTCCTGCTCGCCCTCCCGCCGCTCGTGGTGCTGCACCGTGCCGTGCTGGTGCACCACCTGGAGGAGGCCGCGAACATCGACGGCAAGACCGGCCTGCTCAACGCCGTGGCCTGGCACGCGCAGGCCGAGCGGCTCCTGCAGCGCAGCAGCCGGGCCGACGGTCCGCGCGGGGTGCTGGTGCTCGACCTGGACCACTTCAAGGCGGTCAACGACACGCACGGCCACCTCGCGGGCGACCAGGTGCTCACGGCCGTGGCAGGAGCGCTGCGCGCCGAGGTCCGCGAGCGCGACCTCGTCGGCCGGTTCGGCGGCGAGGAGTTCGTGGTGCTGCTCGCCGGTCCGGCGGTCGGCGCGGCCGTCGAGCTGGAGGCGGTGGCCGAGCGCATCCGCAGCCGGGTGGCCCACCTGCGGGTGGAGATCCCCACCCCGGACGGCCCGCTGACCGTGTCCGGGCTCACCGTCTCGATCGGCGGAGCGGTCGCACCTGCCGAGGGCGCCGACCTGCGCACCCTGCTCCAGATCGCCGACACGGCCCTGTACGCGGCCAAGAAGGCCGGACGCAACATCGTGCGCGTGGGTACGCCACCAGGGCCGGTGCCCCCCGTCGGGTCCCGCCACGGTGGCGAGCAGGCTCCTGACGCCGGCTGGCTTGTTGACGGAGAGTGA
- a CDS encoding IS5 family transposase, which yields MGTVPAGARHDLTDAQWQLLAPLLPAVSGRGRPRTWTRRQLIDGIRWRTRAGTPWRDIPERYGSWQSVYGLFRAWQRDGIWTRIMERLQQLGDEAGLICWDVSVDSTIVRAHQHAAGARQDPAGQVEPPGDEPADHALGRSRGGWTTKLHLASEQGRKPLSMLLTAGHRGDSPQFVPVLERIRVLRPGQGRPRTRPDRVLADKAYSSWANRAYLRRRGIRATIPIKRDQQAHRRKRGSRGGRPPRFDPDIYRQRHAVECSINLHKQHRGFATRYDKLALRFEATTQIVEINIWLRRLVNTR from the coding sequence GTGGGGACCGTACCCGCGGGTGCCCGTCATGACCTCACCGACGCGCAGTGGCAGCTGCTTGCACCCCTGCTACCTGCGGTGAGTGGGCGTGGGCGGCCCCGAACGTGGACCAGACGACAGTTGATCGACGGGATCCGGTGGCGGACCCGTGCCGGCACACCGTGGCGGGACATACCCGAGCGGTACGGGTCCTGGCAGTCGGTCTACGGCCTGTTCCGGGCCTGGCAACGTGACGGCATCTGGACCCGGATCATGGAACGCCTGCAGCAACTCGGTGACGAGGCTGGCCTGATCTGCTGGGACGTGTCGGTGGACTCCACGATCGTGCGGGCGCACCAGCACGCCGCGGGCGCCCGCCAAGACCCGGCCGGTCAAGTCGAACCACCCGGTGATGAGCCGGCCGACCACGCACTCGGCCGGTCCCGTGGCGGATGGACCACAAAGCTGCATCTGGCTTCTGAGCAGGGGCGTAAGCCGCTGTCGATGCTGCTCACCGCCGGGCATCGAGGAGACAGCCCGCAGTTCGTGCCGGTCCTGGAACGCATCCGGGTCCTGCGGCCCGGGCAGGGGCGGCCCCGGACCCGACCGGACCGGGTACTGGCCGACAAGGCCTACTCATCCTGGGCCAACCGCGCCTACCTACGCCGACGCGGTATCCGCGCGACTATCCCGATCAAGCGCGACCAGCAGGCCCACCGGCGTAAGCGTGGATCACGTGGTGGACGGCCTCCACGGTTCGACCCCGACATCTACCGCCAGCGGCATGCCGTTGAGTGCAGCATCAACCTGCACAAACAGCACCGAGGGTTCGCCACCCGCTACGACAAGCTCGCCCTGCGCTTCGAAGCCACCACCCAGATCGTAGAGATCAACATCTGGCTCCGCCGATTAGTAAACACGCGCTAG
- a CDS encoding IS982 family transposase encodes MTTDLNTLLTALYVKIDDYLGRRTRPGRPPKLSDAELLTLAVAQVLLGVRSEARWLRFVPRALPGAFPYLPGQSGYNKRLRGALSLIKRLIRVLATDTDLWDDPVWIVDSTPVECARSRPTVRRSNLAGWAGYSYCASHSRFFWGLRLHLVCTPAGLPITWALADPKLDERQVLMAVLDHDPTLTATRLGLTIIADKGYASAELDRYLAERGATLLRPSYRNRAPRPGEHLLKPIRQLIESVNDTLKGQLDLELHGGRSIDGVGARIGQRLLALTAAIWHNRATGQPITRSLIAYDH; translated from the coding sequence GTGACGACCGACCTGAACACCCTCCTGACCGCACTGTACGTCAAGATCGACGACTACCTGGGCCGCCGTACCCGTCCGGGTAGACCACCCAAGCTCTCGGATGCCGAGCTGCTCACTCTGGCCGTGGCACAGGTGTTGCTCGGGGTGCGCTCGGAGGCCCGCTGGCTGCGGTTCGTCCCCCGTGCGCTGCCCGGCGCGTTCCCCTACCTGCCCGGGCAATCCGGCTACAACAAGCGCCTCCGTGGCGCGTTGTCTCTTATCAAGCGGCTAATCCGGGTGTTGGCCACCGACACCGACCTGTGGGACGACCCGGTGTGGATCGTCGACTCGACCCCGGTCGAGTGCGCCCGCTCCCGCCCCACCGTGCGCCGCTCGAACCTGGCCGGGTGGGCCGGCTACAGCTACTGCGCCTCGCACTCGCGGTTCTTCTGGGGCCTGCGCCTACACCTGGTGTGCACCCCGGCCGGGCTGCCGATCACCTGGGCGCTGGCCGACCCGAAACTCGACGAACGGCAGGTGCTGATGGCCGTGCTCGACCACGACCCCACCCTCACCGCCACCCGGCTCGGGCTGACGATCATCGCCGACAAGGGATACGCCTCCGCCGAGCTCGACCGCTACCTGGCCGAACGCGGCGCGACGCTGCTGCGCCCCTCGTACCGCAACCGCGCCCCCCGCCCCGGAGAACACCTACTCAAACCGATTCGGCAGCTCATCGAGTCGGTCAACGACACCCTCAAGGGCCAGCTCGACCTCGAACTGCATGGCGGGCGCAGCATCGATGGCGTCGGCGCCAGGATCGGCCAGCGCCTGCTCGCCCTGACCGCGGCGATCTGGCACAACCGCGCCACCGGCCAGCCCATCACCCGATCCCTGATCGCTTACGACCACTGA
- a CDS encoding sensor histidine kinase: MPPRRRGAGLRPRLTLVCTAVVALVSALLLWLGWLLVGGVARSVPSLPPGTTVRVGNVTVPAERLNDAIGAAARADVLRAGLIAFPLVVAAAAVVSWVLVGRVLGPLHAVTATARRLTVESLDTRTGLQDARGEVAELAAGFDAMLDRLQAAFDAQRRFVANASHELRTPLSVLRTEVDVTLSDPDADAEELRRMAGVVREATRRADDLIAGLLLLARTESAELNEVSPVDLAEVVVPALAAVRAEAGRRGLRIQVKTAAAPTRGDPVLLERVAGNLVENAVRHNVAGGWLEVCTGTADGLARLQVSSSGAEIPGDRVAELFEPFRRGPVARTADTPGSGLGLSIVRAVVQAHGGRVWAEPVRGGGLTVTVELPVR; this comes from the coding sequence GTGCCTCCCCGGCGCCGCGGGGCGGGCCTGCGGCCGCGGCTCACCCTCGTCTGCACGGCCGTTGTCGCACTCGTCAGCGCCCTCCTGCTGTGGCTCGGCTGGCTGCTCGTCGGTGGTGTGGCGCGCAGCGTGCCGTCGCTCCCGCCGGGCACCACGGTGCGCGTCGGCAACGTCACCGTGCCGGCCGAGCGGCTCAACGACGCCATCGGTGCGGCCGCCCGCGCCGACGTGCTGCGCGCGGGCCTGATCGCGTTCCCGCTGGTGGTGGCCGCTGCCGCGGTGGTGTCGTGGGTGCTCGTCGGCAGGGTGCTCGGCCCGCTGCACGCCGTGACGGCCACGGCGCGGCGCCTCACCGTCGAGTCCCTCGACACCCGCACCGGCCTGCAGGACGCCCGTGGCGAGGTCGCCGAGCTGGCCGCGGGCTTCGACGCGATGCTCGACCGGCTGCAGGCCGCGTTCGACGCGCAGCGCCGGTTCGTCGCCAACGCCAGCCACGAGCTGCGCACGCCGCTCTCGGTGCTGCGCACGGAGGTGGACGTCACCCTCTCCGACCCCGATGCCGACGCCGAGGAGCTGCGCCGGATGGCCGGCGTCGTGCGCGAGGCCACGCGCCGCGCCGACGACCTCATCGCCGGCCTGCTGCTGCTCGCCCGCACCGAGAGCGCCGAGCTCAACGAGGTGAGCCCGGTGGACCTCGCCGAGGTCGTGGTGCCTGCGCTCGCCGCCGTGCGCGCGGAGGCAGGCCGGCGCGGCCTGCGGATCCAGGTCAAGACCGCGGCGGCCCCGACCCGCGGCGACCCGGTGCTGCTCGAACGCGTCGCGGGCAACCTCGTCGAGAACGCGGTGCGGCACAACGTGGCAGGCGGCTGGCTCGAGGTCTGCACGGGCACGGCCGACGGGCTGGCCCGGCTGCAGGTCTCCTCCAGCGGTGCGGAGATCCCGGGCGACCGCGTCGCGGAGCTGTTCGAGCCCTTCCGCCGCGGCCCCGTGGCCCGCACCGCCGACACCCCGGGCTCGGGGCTGGGGCTCTCGATCGTCCGCGCGGTCGTGCAGGCCCATGGCGGGCGCGTGTGGGCCGAGCCGGTGCGCGGGGGAGGCCTGACGGTGACCGTGGAGCTCCCCGTCCGCTGA